From Mus musculus strain C57BL/6J chromosome 8, GRCm38.p6 C57BL/6J, a single genomic window includes:
- the Ccdc130 gene encoding coiled-coil domain-containing protein 130 isoform X2, producing the protein MGVRYNAEKKKVGNYYTTPIYRFRMKCHLCVNYIEMQTDPANCDYVIVSGASRKEERWDMEDNEQVLTTEHEKKEKLETDAMFRLEHGEADRSTLKKALPTLSHIQEAQNAWKDDFALNSMLRRHFREKKKAMQEEEEKDQALQAKASLAIPLVPESEDDRRLAALLRLHTLDSYEDKQRMKRTEIIHRSWFPSAQGPSASSSKASSVLKKLCQGRRPPPSSTGTVGDLGIVRRKSRDVPESPQCAADNSLSEEQRRPPGTTQGSKTLEEAAEASRTSKTSESKRNCSDQAFPLGSSQEDLLNPNTPNASLVADYSDSESE; encoded by the exons ATGG GTGTGCGCTACAATGCAGAAAAGAAGAAGGTTGGCAACTATTACACGACTCCAATCTACAG GTTCAGGATGAAATGCCACCTCTGTGTCAACTACATCGAGATGCAAACAGACCCTGCCAACTGTGACTATGTCATCGTGAGTGGTGCCAGTCGCAAGGAGGAGCGTTGGGACATGGAAGACAACGAGCAGGTGCTGACCACAG AgcatgagaagaaagagaagctggAGACGGATGCCATGTTCCGCCTAGAGCATGGTGAGGCTGACCGCAGCACACTGAAGAAGGCCCTCCCCACACTCAGCCACATCCAGGAAGCGCAGAATGCCTGGAAGGATGACTTCGCTCTGAATAGCATGCTACGGAGGCACTTCCGG GAGAAGAAGAAAGCcatgcaggaggaggaagagaaggaccaGGCACTGCAGGCAAAAGCCAGCCTAGCCATCCCTCTTGTGCCAGAGTCTGAGGATGACCGCAGGCTGGCTGCCCTGCTAAGGTTGCACACCCTGGACT CTTATGAGGACAAGCAGCGAATGAAGCGGACAGAGATCATCCACCGCTCTTGGTTCCCCTCAGCCCAGGGACCCAGTGCTAGCAGCAGCAAAGCTAGCAGCGTCCTGAAGAAGCTGTGCCAGGGCCGCAGACCACCCCCCAGCAGCACAGGCACGGTGGGGGACCTGGGCATAGTGAGGAGAAAGTCTCGAGACGTTCCAGAAAGTCCTCAGTGTGCAGCAGACAACTCCTTGTCAGAAGAACAAAGAAGGCCACCAGGAACCACCCAGGGTAGCAAGACACTTGAAGAGGCAGCAGAAGCATCCAGGACCAGCAAGACATCAGAATCCAAGAGAAACTGTAGTGATCAGGCCTTCCCCCTAGGTTCCTCCCAGGAGGACCTGCTGAACCCCAACACCCCCAATGCCTCCCTGGTGGCTGACTACTCTGACTCAGAGAGCGAGTAA
- the Ccdc130 gene encoding coiled-coil domain-containing protein 130 isoform 1 (isoform 1 is encoded by transcript variant 1) — protein MGERKGQNKYYPPDFNPEKHGSLNRYHNSHPLRERARKLSQGILVIRFEMPYNIWCDGCKNHIGMGVRYNAEKKKVGNYYTTPIYRFRMKCHLCVNYIEMQTDPANCDYVIVSGASRKEERWDMEDNEQVLTTEHEKKEKLETDAMFRLEHGEADRSTLKKALPTLSHIQEAQNAWKDDFALNSMLRRHFREKKKAMQEEEEKDQALQAKASLAIPLVPESEDDRRLAALLRLHTLDSYEDKQRMKRTEIIHRSWFPSAQGPSASSSKASSVLKKLCQGRRPPPSSTGTVGDLGIVRRKSRDVPESPQCAADNSLSEEQRRPPGTTQGSKTLEEAAEASRTSKTSESKRNCSDQAFPLGSSQEDLLNPNTPNASLVADYSDSESE, from the exons ATG GGTGAAAGGAAAGGCCAGAACAAGTACTACCCCCCAGACTTCAACCCCGAAAAG CATGGCTCTCTCAACCGATACCACAACAGCCACCCACTTCGAGAACGGGCTCGGAAGCTCTCACAAGGCATCCTTGTTATCCG ATTTGAAATGCCATACAACATCTGGTGTGACGGCTGTAAGAACCACATCGGCATGG GTGTGCGCTACAATGCAGAAAAGAAGAAGGTTGGCAACTATTACACGACTCCAATCTACAG GTTCAGGATGAAATGCCACCTCTGTGTCAACTACATCGAGATGCAAACAGACCCTGCCAACTGTGACTATGTCATCGTGAGTGGTGCCAGTCGCAAGGAGGAGCGTTGGGACATGGAAGACAACGAGCAGGTGCTGACCACAG AgcatgagaagaaagagaagctggAGACGGATGCCATGTTCCGCCTAGAGCATGGTGAGGCTGACCGCAGCACACTGAAGAAGGCCCTCCCCACACTCAGCCACATCCAGGAAGCGCAGAATGCCTGGAAGGATGACTTCGCTCTGAATAGCATGCTACGGAGGCACTTCCGG GAGAAGAAGAAAGCcatgcaggaggaggaagagaaggaccaGGCACTGCAGGCAAAAGCCAGCCTAGCCATCCCTCTTGTGCCAGAGTCTGAGGATGACCGCAGGCTGGCTGCCCTGCTAAGGTTGCACACCCTGGACT CTTATGAGGACAAGCAGCGAATGAAGCGGACAGAGATCATCCACCGCTCTTGGTTCCCCTCAGCCCAGGGACCCAGTGCTAGCAGCAGCAAAGCTAGCAGCGTCCTGAAGAAGCTGTGCCAGGGCCGCAGACCACCCCCCAGCAGCACAGGCACGGTGGGGGACCTGGGCATAGTGAGGAGAAAGTCTCGAGACGTTCCAGAAAGTCCTCAGTGTGCAGCAGACAACTCCTTGTCAGAAGAACAAAGAAGGCCACCAGGAACCACCCAGGGTAGCAAGACACTTGAAGAGGCAGCAGAAGCATCCAGGACCAGCAAGACATCAGAATCCAAGAGAAACTGTAGTGATCAGGCCTTCCCCCTAGGTTCCTCCCAGGAGGACCTGCTGAACCCCAACACCCCCAATGCCTCCCTGGTGGCTGACTACTCTGACTCAGAGAGCGAGTAA
- the Ccdc130 gene encoding coiled-coil domain-containing protein 130 isoform 2 (isoform 2 is encoded by transcript variant 2), translated as MGERKGQNKYYPPDFNPEKHGSLNRYHNSHPLRERARKLSQGILVIRFEMPYNIWCDGCKNHIGMGVRYNAEKKKVGNYYTTPIYRFRMKCHLCVNYIEMQTDPANCDYVIVSGASRKEERWDMEDNEQVLTTEHEKKEKLETDAMFRLEHGEADRSTLKKALPTLSHIQEAQNAWKDDFALNSMLRRHFRLMRTSSE; from the exons ATG GGTGAAAGGAAAGGCCAGAACAAGTACTACCCCCCAGACTTCAACCCCGAAAAG CATGGCTCTCTCAACCGATACCACAACAGCCACCCACTTCGAGAACGGGCTCGGAAGCTCTCACAAGGCATCCTTGTTATCCG ATTTGAAATGCCATACAACATCTGGTGTGACGGCTGTAAGAACCACATCGGCATGG GTGTGCGCTACAATGCAGAAAAGAAGAAGGTTGGCAACTATTACACGACTCCAATCTACAG GTTCAGGATGAAATGCCACCTCTGTGTCAACTACATCGAGATGCAAACAGACCCTGCCAACTGTGACTATGTCATCGTGAGTGGTGCCAGTCGCAAGGAGGAGCGTTGGGACATGGAAGACAACGAGCAGGTGCTGACCACAG AgcatgagaagaaagagaagctggAGACGGATGCCATGTTCCGCCTAGAGCATGGTGAGGCTGACCGCAGCACACTGAAGAAGGCCCTCCCCACACTCAGCCACATCCAGGAAGCGCAGAATGCCTGGAAGGATGACTTCGCTCTGAATAGCATGCTACGGAGGCACTTCCGG CTTATGAGGACAAGCAGCGAATGA